One stretch of Archocentrus centrarchus isolate MPI-CPG fArcCen1 chromosome 5, fArcCen1, whole genome shotgun sequence DNA includes these proteins:
- the LOC115780047 gene encoding tensin-2-like isoform X1: MGCIHSTSTVRIKNHGSDSETGGIPTKVDPEVSPEILQLAELSKSGNHAFTLKTPKRRRICDVCKQNIDTPAAFCKECKVTVHKMCEAKVTLSCSSTPEVHSSTKSTSQKKRGSIPRSKSVERVMEHVMEHHYDFDLTYITERIISVFFLPDLEEQQYRRNLQEVASMLKSKHQDKFLLLNLSEKRHDITRLNPKVQDYGWPNLHAPPLDRICAVCKAMETWLTCDPNNVVVLHCKGNKGKTGVIVAAYMHYSKISAGADQALTTLAMRKFCEDKVSSSLQPSQKRYIYYFGGLLSGTIKMNSNPLFLHQILIPSLPNFQAGGGFYPFLKIYQSLQLVYTSGVYDPQSSRARKLCVTMEPALLLKGDIMVKCYHWRRQATEREVVFRVQFHTCTVHGAQLWFGKSELDQACKDDRFPPDATVEFIFSNGPEKMKDQEYHKNDASIKVDYNTLDPVVRWDSYENFNLHHEDSLENISHTRGPLDGSLYAQVRKRRGPGATASPASTNSCLTSSPTVKSQTSTQSQPLTYTFNSNCSSVPSDRLGDTSQSIRKRENNDYPLRRGDREDETKEKTRGKERDRETAILDDPDPSSPGGLRREHSCCGRASMKCGDMGLEREREPCLPNSHCLGRCKSIKNHPKSQTLPVLPSKSVSPHPHSAHMELCHRHSAHPLPELPWERSTPPVSLPFVHRPRYPYSSPEHAHPHSHTLPASNRLCTGEECHLLHYSSHGPGSHLSNQLQPSSPYREMFFGSPTQSSGCPCQDCSGRREHQSASVKTLHSAYPDQLEALHWSQGTGVPPTWETENPWDIAREAEFWQCKSTMPVFHLCQPSLDRAPNLEHPRFAFAPHQNYPIPQSLIDIRDGASSGYHTPPQPRHSCPCSPYQSSPAESHESRGYASGYHSGSASPLPANSPSPGRGRLPETPLGSKDQTHTEHHKVEKAKTGAEDDISQHSETKSDSNGQSSTPGPDSDHDYTLIGSSSPTHTEDSVNADSPSQSQETPQESNTSNSKTVKPTETQTQGSIISINPTQPSSETSESRGPDGKLGAPKVTGHADGSNPSHASSYATVIITPVQVQLNGSALPNDIPSDCSRGVSINAPASLSSSPSTTSPNSPIGSPELQSSPQRSTSATDTGGQRLTPDRDSSADTKPPSPLPDGYHTPSFPSASYYYSLLNVPHVPYTGYTAVTIPPIQPPLPEKKRFSTTAGSLNGHNSLIRASSAPSPTHHVTFSSAVGEQRRGSAQHSCREEPDIRVNAKFVQDSSKYWYKPGISRDQAIAVLKDKEPGSFLIRDSNSFQGAYGLALKVATPPPNANFSGSKGDPLEQLVRHFLIESGPRGVKIKGCQNESYFGSLSALVYQHSITPISLPCALRVPEKDLVGELQETQSATNTSTAAELLKQGAACNVLYLNSVETESLTGPEAVSKATKYTLSLNPRPVATGVHFKVSSQGITLTDSKRRLFFRRHYPISSITFSSLDPHDQRWTNSDSTSSKMFGFVARRTGTATENVCHLFAEMDPEQPAVAIVNFINKVMLGPQLRR, encoded by the exons CTCTCCAAATCAGGGAACCATGCCTTCACATTGAAGACCCCAAAGAGGAGACGGATATGTGACGTGTGTAAGCAGAACATTGACACCCCTGCGGCTTTCTGCAAGG AGTGCAAAGTTACAGTTCACAAGATGTGTGAAGCCAAG gTGACTCTCAGCTGCAGCTCAACACCAGAAGTG CACAGCTCCACTAAATCAACGTCACAGAAAAAGAGAGGCTCCATACCAAG AAGTAAAAGTGTGGAACGAGTTATGGAGCATGTGATGGAGCACCACTATGACTTTGACCTCACCTACATCACAGAGAGGATCATCTCTGTCTTCTTCCTGCCGGacctggaggagcagcagtACCGCAGAAACCTACAGGAAGTGGCCTCCATGCTAAAATCCAAGCACCAAGATAAGTTTCTG CTTCTCAATTTATCAGAGAAGAGACATGACATCACCAGACTCAACCCAAAG GTGCAGGACTATGGCTGGCCCAATCTTCATGCCCCACCCCTGGACAGGATTTGTGCTGTTTGTAAAGCCATGGAGACCTGGTTAACCTGTGACCCAAACAATGTAGTGGTCCTTCACTGCAAA ggaaacaaaggaaaaacgGGGGTCATTGTGGCAGCCTATATGCACTACAGCAAGATATCAGCTGG AGCCGACCAGGCCCTCACCACACTGGCTATGAGGAAGTTCTGTGAAGATAAAGTCTCCTCTTCCCTACAACCCTCTCAGAAGAG ATACATCTACTACTTTGGTGGTTTGCTATCAGGTACCATCAAAATGAACAGCAATCCCCTGTTCCTTCACCAGATCCTCATTCCTTCACTACCAAACTTCCAGGCAGGAGGAG GATTTTATCCCTTCCTGAAAATCTACCAGTCTCTTCAACTGGTCTATACCTCAGGAGTCTA tgATCCACAAAGCTCCAGGGCAAGAAAACTGTGTGTGACTATGGAGCCAGCGCTACTATTAAAGGGAGACATTATG GTAAAGTGCTATCACTGGCGGAGACAAGCAACAGAAAGGGAGGTGGTCTTCAGGGTCCAGTTCCACACCTGTACTGTTCATGGAGCCCAGCTGTGGTTTGGCAAGAGTGAACTCGACCAAGCCTGCAAAG ATGACAGGTTCCCCCCTGATGCTACAGTGGAGTTTATCTTCTCTAATGGACCAGAGAAAATGAAAG ATCAGGAATACCACAAGAATGACGCCTCCATCAAAGTGGACTACAACACCTTGGACCCTGTTGTCAGATGGGACTCCTATGAGAACTTCAATCTGCATCATGAAGACAGCCTGGAAA ATATCTCTCATACAAGGGGCCCTCTGGATGGAAGCTTGTACGCCCAAGTGAGGAAGCGACGTGGACCGGGAGCAACTGCCTCACCAGCATCAACCAATAGCTGCCTCACTAGCAGTCCAACAGTGAAGTCCCAAACTTCCACCCAGTCCCAGCCTCTCACCTACACTTTTAATTCCAACTGCTCCTCAGTCCCCTCTGATCGCCTAGGTGACACCTCTCAATCCATTcgtaaaagagaaaataatgacTATCCATTGAGGAGAGGAGATAGGGAAGACGAAACAAAGGAAAAgacaagaggaaaagaaagggaCAGAGAAACAGCAATTTTAGATGATCCAGACCCATCAAGTCCTGGAGGGTTGAGGCGAGAGCACTCATGTTGCGGTCGAGCAAGTATGAAGTGTGGTGACATGGGgttggagagggagagagaaccCTGTCTTCCCAATAGTCACTGTCTTGGACGTtgcaaaagcattaaaaacCACCCAAAAAGCCAAACTCTGCCAGTTTTACCATCCAAATCAGTGTCCCCTCATCCTCACTCAGCTCATATGGAGCTCTGCCATCGCCACAGTGCCCATCCTCTACCAGAGTTGCCATGGGAACGTTCAACCCCTCCTGTATCTCTACCCTTTGTCCATAGGCCACGCTATCCTTATTCCTCCCCTGAACATGCACACCCACACAGCCACACCCTGCCAGCCTCAAACAGACTTTGTACAGGGGAAGAGTGTCACCTCCTCCATTATTCCAGCCATGGCCCAGGGTCTCACCTCTCCAACCAGCTGCAGCCATCAAGCCCTTACAGAGAAATGTTCTTTGGCTCTCCTACACAGTCCTCTGGTTGCCCCTGTCAAGACTGTTCTGGCAGACGAGAGCACCAATCAGCCTCAGTCAAAACATTACACTCAGCATACCCAGACCAATTAGAAGCCTTACACTGGTCTCAAGGAACAGGTGTACCTCCAACATGGGAAACTGAAAATCCATGGGACATTGCAAGAGAGGCAGAATTTTGGCAATGCAAATCCACTATGCCTGTATTTCACCTCTGCCAACCCTCTCTGGACCGAGCTCCAAATCTGGAACACCCTAGATTTGCCTTTGCACCTCACCAGAACTACCCAATCCCCCAGTCACTAATAGATATACGGGATGGGGCCAGCAGTGGATACCACACACCTCCACAGCCACGCCACTCTTGCCCCTGTTCACCTTATCAGTCATCTCCAGCCGAAAGTCATGAGAGCCGGGGTTATGCCTCAGGGTATCACTCTGGATCAGCCTCCCCTCTACCTGCCAATAGCCCATCTCCTGGGAGAGGAAGGCTGCCCGAGACCCCATTAGGATCCAAAgaccaaacacacactgagcatCACAAag TGGAAAAGGCCAAGACAGGTGCTGAAGATGACATATCCCAACATTCAGAGACTAAGTCTGATTCTAATGGTCAGTCAAGCACCCCTGGACCGGACTCTGATCATGACTACACACTTATTGGTAGCAGcagccccacacacacagaagacag TGTAAATGCTGATAGCCCTTCTCAAAGCCAAGAAACACCTCAAGAGTCCAACACAAGTAACAGCAAAACCGTGAAACCgacagaaacacaaactcaaGGTTCAATCATATCTATAAACCCCACCCAACCATCAAGTGAGACTTCTGAGAGTAGGGGTCCTGATGGTAAGCTTGGAGCACCCAAGGTCACGGGACATGCAGATGGATCGAATCCATCACATGCTTCGAGCTATGCAACTGTCATTATCACCCCAGTTCAAGTGCAACTCAATGGTTCTGCGCTCCCTAATGATATCCCGTCTGACTGCAGCAGAGGTGTATCTATAAATGCTCCAGCCAGTTTAAGTTCTAGCCCTTCCACCACTTCCCCAAATTCTCCTATTGGCTCCCCGGAGTTACAGTCCTCTCCTCAGCGCTCCACATCTGCCACAGACACAGGAGGACAAAGACTGACTCCAGACAGAGACAGCTCAGCTGACACTAAACCACCTTCACCTCTTCCTGATGGATATCATACACCCAGCTTTCCCTCAGCATCCTATTACTACTCATTACTAAACGTCCCCCATGTCCCATACACGGGGTACACTGCAGTCACTATCCCCCCCATCCAGCCACCGCTCCCAGAGAAAAAACGTTTTTCCACAACAGCAGGATCCCTGAATGGACACAACTCTCTAATTAGGGCTTCCTCGGCTCCTTCCCCCACTCATCACGTTACTTTTTCCTCTGCTGTTGGTGAGCAGAGAAGGGGGTCTGCACAACACAGCTGTAGGGAGGAGCCAGACATCAGGGTGAATGCTAAGTTTGTCCAGGACAGCTCCAAGTACTGGTACAAACCAGGCATCTCCAGAGACCAAG CCATTGCTGTGTTAAAGGACAAGGAACCAGGAAGTTTCCTCATTAGAGACAGTAATTCCTTCCAGGGTGCCTATGGCCTCGCCCTCAAGGTGGCCACCCCTCCTCCCAATGCGAACTTCTCTGGGAGCAAAG GGGATCCTCTCGAACAGCTGGTGAGACACTTCCTCATCGAGTCTGGGCCACGGGGAGTGAAGATCAAGGGTTGTCAGAATGAGTCCTACTTCG GAAGTTTATCGGCTTTAGTGTACCAGCATTCAATTACTCCCATCTCATTGCCGTGTGCTCTTCGCGTCCCAGAAAAGG ATCTGGTCGGGGAGCTTCAGGAGACGCAGAGTGCAACAAATACCAGCACTGCAGCTGAGCTCCTCAAACAAGGAGCAG CGTGCAATGTGCTCTACCTAAACTCCGTGGAAACAGAGTCGTTAACTGGGCCCGAGGCAGTCTCTAAGGCAACCAAGTACACGTTATCACTGAATCCACGCCCAGTGGCAACGGGGGTCCACTTCAAAGTGTCCTCTCAGGGTATCACACTGACGGACAGCAAAAGAAG GCTGTTTTTTAGGAGACACTACCCAATCAGCAGCATCACCTTCAGCAGCCTTGACCCTCATGATCAGAG GTGGACTAATTCTGATAGCACGTCAAGCAA GATGTTTGGCTTTGTGGCGAGACGGACAGGCACTGCTACAGAAAACGTGTGTCACCTGTTTGCGGAGATGGACCCCGAACAACCAGCTGTAGCGATTGTCAACTTTATCAACAAAGTCATGCTGGGACCACAGCTAAGGAGATGA
- the LOC115780047 gene encoding tensin-2-like isoform X2 — MGCIHSTSTVRIKNHGSDSETGGIPTKVDPEVSPEILQLAELSKSGNHAFTLKTPKRRRICDVCKQNIDTPAAFCKECKVTVHKMCEAKVTLSCSSTPEVHSSTKSTSQKKRGSIPRSKSVERVMEHVMEHHYDFDLTYITERIISVFFLPDLEEQQYRRNLQEVASMLKSKHQDKFLLLNLSEKRHDITRLNPKVQDYGWPNLHAPPLDRICAVCKAMETWLTCDPNNVVVLHCKGNKGKTGVIVAAYMHYSKISAGADQALTTLAMRKFCEDKVSSSLQPSQKRYIYYFGGLLSGTIKMNSNPLFLHQILIPSLPNFQAGGGFYPFLKIYQSLQLVYTSGVYDPQSSRARKLCVTMEPALLLKGDIMVKCYHWRRQATEREVVFRVQFHTCTVHGAQLWFGKSELDQACKDDRFPPDATVEFIFSNGPEKMKDQEYHKNDASIKVDYNTLDPVVRWDSYENFNLHHEDSLENISHTRGPLDGSLYAQVRKRRGPGATASPASTNSCLTSSPTVKSQTSTQSQPLTYTFNSNCSSVPSDRLGDTSQSIRKRENNDYPLRRGDREDETKEKTRGKERDRETAILDDPDPSSPGGLRREHSCCGRASMKCGDMGLEREREPCLPNSHCLGRCKSIKNHPKSQTLPVLPSKSVSPHPHSAHMELCHRHSAHPLPELPWERSTPPVSLPFVHRPRYPYSSPEHAHPHSHTLPASNRLCTGEECHLLHYSSHGPGSHLSNQLQPSSPYREMFFGSPTQSSGCPCQDCSGRREHQSASVKTLHSAYPDQLEALHWSQGTGVPPTWETENPWDIAREAEFWQCKSTMPVFHLCQPSLDRAPNLEHPRFAFAPHQNYPIPQSLIDIRDGASSGYHTPPQPRHSCPCSPYQSSPAESHESRGYASGYHSGSASPLPANSPSPGRGRLPETPLGSKDQTHTEHHKVEKAKTGAEDDISQHSETKSDSNGQSSTPGPDSDHDYTLIGSSSPTHTEDSVNADSPSQSQETPQESNTSNSKTVKPTETQTQGSIISINPTQPSSETSESRGPDGKLGAPKVTGHADGSNPSHASSYATVIITPVQVQLNGSALPNDIPSDCSRGVSINAPASLSSSPSTTSPNSPIGSPELQSSPQRSTSATDTGGQRLTPDRDSSADTKPPSPLPDGYHTPSFPSASYYYSLLNVPHVPYTGYTAVTIPPIQPPLPEKKRFSTTAGSLNGHNSLIRASSAPSPTHHVTFSSAVGEQRRGSAQHSCREEPDIRVNAKFVQDSSKYWYKPGISRDQAIAVLKDKEPGSFLIRDSNSFQGAYGLALKVATPPPNANFSGSKGDPLEQLVRHFLIESGPRGVKIKGCQNESYFGSLSALVYQHSITPISLPCALRVPEKDLVGELQETQSATNTSTAAELLKQGAACNVLYLNSVETESLTGPEAVSKATKYTLSLNPRPVATGVHFKVSSQGITLTDSKRRLFFRRHYPISSITFSSLDPHDQRMFGFVARRTGTATENVCHLFAEMDPEQPAVAIVNFINKVMLGPQLRR; from the exons CTCTCCAAATCAGGGAACCATGCCTTCACATTGAAGACCCCAAAGAGGAGACGGATATGTGACGTGTGTAAGCAGAACATTGACACCCCTGCGGCTTTCTGCAAGG AGTGCAAAGTTACAGTTCACAAGATGTGTGAAGCCAAG gTGACTCTCAGCTGCAGCTCAACACCAGAAGTG CACAGCTCCACTAAATCAACGTCACAGAAAAAGAGAGGCTCCATACCAAG AAGTAAAAGTGTGGAACGAGTTATGGAGCATGTGATGGAGCACCACTATGACTTTGACCTCACCTACATCACAGAGAGGATCATCTCTGTCTTCTTCCTGCCGGacctggaggagcagcagtACCGCAGAAACCTACAGGAAGTGGCCTCCATGCTAAAATCCAAGCACCAAGATAAGTTTCTG CTTCTCAATTTATCAGAGAAGAGACATGACATCACCAGACTCAACCCAAAG GTGCAGGACTATGGCTGGCCCAATCTTCATGCCCCACCCCTGGACAGGATTTGTGCTGTTTGTAAAGCCATGGAGACCTGGTTAACCTGTGACCCAAACAATGTAGTGGTCCTTCACTGCAAA ggaaacaaaggaaaaacgGGGGTCATTGTGGCAGCCTATATGCACTACAGCAAGATATCAGCTGG AGCCGACCAGGCCCTCACCACACTGGCTATGAGGAAGTTCTGTGAAGATAAAGTCTCCTCTTCCCTACAACCCTCTCAGAAGAG ATACATCTACTACTTTGGTGGTTTGCTATCAGGTACCATCAAAATGAACAGCAATCCCCTGTTCCTTCACCAGATCCTCATTCCTTCACTACCAAACTTCCAGGCAGGAGGAG GATTTTATCCCTTCCTGAAAATCTACCAGTCTCTTCAACTGGTCTATACCTCAGGAGTCTA tgATCCACAAAGCTCCAGGGCAAGAAAACTGTGTGTGACTATGGAGCCAGCGCTACTATTAAAGGGAGACATTATG GTAAAGTGCTATCACTGGCGGAGACAAGCAACAGAAAGGGAGGTGGTCTTCAGGGTCCAGTTCCACACCTGTACTGTTCATGGAGCCCAGCTGTGGTTTGGCAAGAGTGAACTCGACCAAGCCTGCAAAG ATGACAGGTTCCCCCCTGATGCTACAGTGGAGTTTATCTTCTCTAATGGACCAGAGAAAATGAAAG ATCAGGAATACCACAAGAATGACGCCTCCATCAAAGTGGACTACAACACCTTGGACCCTGTTGTCAGATGGGACTCCTATGAGAACTTCAATCTGCATCATGAAGACAGCCTGGAAA ATATCTCTCATACAAGGGGCCCTCTGGATGGAAGCTTGTACGCCCAAGTGAGGAAGCGACGTGGACCGGGAGCAACTGCCTCACCAGCATCAACCAATAGCTGCCTCACTAGCAGTCCAACAGTGAAGTCCCAAACTTCCACCCAGTCCCAGCCTCTCACCTACACTTTTAATTCCAACTGCTCCTCAGTCCCCTCTGATCGCCTAGGTGACACCTCTCAATCCATTcgtaaaagagaaaataatgacTATCCATTGAGGAGAGGAGATAGGGAAGACGAAACAAAGGAAAAgacaagaggaaaagaaagggaCAGAGAAACAGCAATTTTAGATGATCCAGACCCATCAAGTCCTGGAGGGTTGAGGCGAGAGCACTCATGTTGCGGTCGAGCAAGTATGAAGTGTGGTGACATGGGgttggagagggagagagaaccCTGTCTTCCCAATAGTCACTGTCTTGGACGTtgcaaaagcattaaaaacCACCCAAAAAGCCAAACTCTGCCAGTTTTACCATCCAAATCAGTGTCCCCTCATCCTCACTCAGCTCATATGGAGCTCTGCCATCGCCACAGTGCCCATCCTCTACCAGAGTTGCCATGGGAACGTTCAACCCCTCCTGTATCTCTACCCTTTGTCCATAGGCCACGCTATCCTTATTCCTCCCCTGAACATGCACACCCACACAGCCACACCCTGCCAGCCTCAAACAGACTTTGTACAGGGGAAGAGTGTCACCTCCTCCATTATTCCAGCCATGGCCCAGGGTCTCACCTCTCCAACCAGCTGCAGCCATCAAGCCCTTACAGAGAAATGTTCTTTGGCTCTCCTACACAGTCCTCTGGTTGCCCCTGTCAAGACTGTTCTGGCAGACGAGAGCACCAATCAGCCTCAGTCAAAACATTACACTCAGCATACCCAGACCAATTAGAAGCCTTACACTGGTCTCAAGGAACAGGTGTACCTCCAACATGGGAAACTGAAAATCCATGGGACATTGCAAGAGAGGCAGAATTTTGGCAATGCAAATCCACTATGCCTGTATTTCACCTCTGCCAACCCTCTCTGGACCGAGCTCCAAATCTGGAACACCCTAGATTTGCCTTTGCACCTCACCAGAACTACCCAATCCCCCAGTCACTAATAGATATACGGGATGGGGCCAGCAGTGGATACCACACACCTCCACAGCCACGCCACTCTTGCCCCTGTTCACCTTATCAGTCATCTCCAGCCGAAAGTCATGAGAGCCGGGGTTATGCCTCAGGGTATCACTCTGGATCAGCCTCCCCTCTACCTGCCAATAGCCCATCTCCTGGGAGAGGAAGGCTGCCCGAGACCCCATTAGGATCCAAAgaccaaacacacactgagcatCACAAag TGGAAAAGGCCAAGACAGGTGCTGAAGATGACATATCCCAACATTCAGAGACTAAGTCTGATTCTAATGGTCAGTCAAGCACCCCTGGACCGGACTCTGATCATGACTACACACTTATTGGTAGCAGcagccccacacacacagaagacag TGTAAATGCTGATAGCCCTTCTCAAAGCCAAGAAACACCTCAAGAGTCCAACACAAGTAACAGCAAAACCGTGAAACCgacagaaacacaaactcaaGGTTCAATCATATCTATAAACCCCACCCAACCATCAAGTGAGACTTCTGAGAGTAGGGGTCCTGATGGTAAGCTTGGAGCACCCAAGGTCACGGGACATGCAGATGGATCGAATCCATCACATGCTTCGAGCTATGCAACTGTCATTATCACCCCAGTTCAAGTGCAACTCAATGGTTCTGCGCTCCCTAATGATATCCCGTCTGACTGCAGCAGAGGTGTATCTATAAATGCTCCAGCCAGTTTAAGTTCTAGCCCTTCCACCACTTCCCCAAATTCTCCTATTGGCTCCCCGGAGTTACAGTCCTCTCCTCAGCGCTCCACATCTGCCACAGACACAGGAGGACAAAGACTGACTCCAGACAGAGACAGCTCAGCTGACACTAAACCACCTTCACCTCTTCCTGATGGATATCATACACCCAGCTTTCCCTCAGCATCCTATTACTACTCATTACTAAACGTCCCCCATGTCCCATACACGGGGTACACTGCAGTCACTATCCCCCCCATCCAGCCACCGCTCCCAGAGAAAAAACGTTTTTCCACAACAGCAGGATCCCTGAATGGACACAACTCTCTAATTAGGGCTTCCTCGGCTCCTTCCCCCACTCATCACGTTACTTTTTCCTCTGCTGTTGGTGAGCAGAGAAGGGGGTCTGCACAACACAGCTGTAGGGAGGAGCCAGACATCAGGGTGAATGCTAAGTTTGTCCAGGACAGCTCCAAGTACTGGTACAAACCAGGCATCTCCAGAGACCAAG CCATTGCTGTGTTAAAGGACAAGGAACCAGGAAGTTTCCTCATTAGAGACAGTAATTCCTTCCAGGGTGCCTATGGCCTCGCCCTCAAGGTGGCCACCCCTCCTCCCAATGCGAACTTCTCTGGGAGCAAAG GGGATCCTCTCGAACAGCTGGTGAGACACTTCCTCATCGAGTCTGGGCCACGGGGAGTGAAGATCAAGGGTTGTCAGAATGAGTCCTACTTCG GAAGTTTATCGGCTTTAGTGTACCAGCATTCAATTACTCCCATCTCATTGCCGTGTGCTCTTCGCGTCCCAGAAAAGG ATCTGGTCGGGGAGCTTCAGGAGACGCAGAGTGCAACAAATACCAGCACTGCAGCTGAGCTCCTCAAACAAGGAGCAG CGTGCAATGTGCTCTACCTAAACTCCGTGGAAACAGAGTCGTTAACTGGGCCCGAGGCAGTCTCTAAGGCAACCAAGTACACGTTATCACTGAATCCACGCCCAGTGGCAACGGGGGTCCACTTCAAAGTGTCCTCTCAGGGTATCACACTGACGGACAGCAAAAGAAG GCTGTTTTTTAGGAGACACTACCCAATCAGCAGCATCACCTTCAGCAGCCTTGACCCTCATGATCAGAG GATGTTTGGCTTTGTGGCGAGACGGACAGGCACTGCTACAGAAAACGTGTGTCACCTGTTTGCGGAGATGGACCCCGAACAACCAGCTGTAGCGATTGTCAACTTTATCAACAAAGTCATGCTGGGACCACAGCTAAGGAGATGA